In one Brevibacterium sp. CBA3109 genomic region, the following are encoded:
- the rplJ gene encoding 50S ribosomal protein L10 codes for MARPDKAAAVEELKQQFENSDAVLLTEYRGLTVAQMQNLRVSLGENVSYAVVKNTLTAIAAKEAGINDLDEFLSGPTAIAFVNGEPPEAAKALRNFAKANSQLVLKGGYWDGAVLSAENVNKLADLEPREVLLAKAAGAMKASLHQAAYLFTAPMVKAVRTVDALREKQDNAPASDA; via the coding sequence ATGGCGAGGCCAGACAAGGCAGCCGCAGTAGAGGAGCTCAAACAGCAGTTTGAGAACTCCGATGCTGTGTTGCTGACCGAGTACCGCGGTCTCACCGTTGCGCAGATGCAGAATCTGCGCGTTTCACTCGGTGAGAACGTCAGCTACGCCGTGGTAAAGAATACGCTCACTGCTATTGCAGCCAAAGAAGCCGGAATCAACGATCTCGATGAGTTCCTCAGCGGACCCACCGCGATCGCATTCGTCAACGGTGAACCACCAGAGGCTGCAAAGGCATTGCGTAACTTTGCCAAGGCGAATTCTCAGCTCGTATTGAAGGGCGGCTACTGGGATGGTGCCGTCCTCAGTGCTGAGAATGTCAACAAACTCGCCGACCTCGAACCACGCGAAGTGCTGCTTGCAAAGGCAGCTGGTGCAATGAAGGCAAGCCTCCACCAGGCGGCTTACCTGTTCACCGCTCCGATGGTCAAGGCCGTGCGCACTGTCGACGCTCTCCGCGAGAAGCAGGACAACGCTCCTGCTTCAGACGCCTGA
- the rplL gene encoding 50S ribosomal protein L7/L12, translated as MAKLTPEELIEGFKELTLIELSDFVKKFEEVFEVEAAAPAAAVAAAPAAAEEAAEEQTEFDVILESAGEKKVPVIKEVRGLTSLGLKEAKDLVDGAPKAVLEAVSKDAAEKAKETLEGAGATVTLK; from the coding sequence ATGGCTAAGCTCACCCCCGAAGAGCTCATCGAAGGTTTCAAAGAGCTCACCCTGATCGAACTCTCGGACTTCGTCAAGAAGTTCGAAGAGGTCTTCGAAGTTGAAGCTGCTGCACCTGCTGCCGCAGTTGCCGCTGCTCCTGCTGCCGCTGAAGAAGCTGCTGAAGAGCAGACCGAATTCGACGTCATCCTCGAATCGGCCGGCGAGAAGAAGGTTCCTGTCATCAAGGAAGTTCGTGGGCTCACCTCCCTCGGACTGAAGGAAGCCAAGGACCTCGTCGACGGCGCACCTAAGGCCGTTCTCGAAGCCGTGTCCAAGGACGCAGCCGAGAAGGCCAAGGAAACACTCGAGGGCGCGGGCGCAACCGTCACCCTCAAGTGA
- a CDS encoding MBL fold metallo-hydrolase, giving the protein MVNVSVLSQNPAAVNCGIITGSHRSLIVDSGPGPSAADHLACRAQQLSLEVTGRDNPIDAAITHDHWDHFFGSATLAEAGVETFHVSESFARDQEATAWIALDAVRNAPETAEFASELPVDPNALIVKVSPIDGPESGAMLDLGNCRVEFHVLGGHSTADLVVRLVDQGIVFTGDLVEEGDPPQAGNDASLSEWVTSLQTLLSFPEATVFVPGHGVPVDRAFVERQLADIDGLRMNQADAEVALPARTMPGDHDRSFPREQLIGPADAAR; this is encoded by the coding sequence ATGGTCAATGTCAGCGTTCTCAGTCAGAATCCGGCCGCGGTCAACTGCGGAATCATCACCGGATCCCACCGCAGCCTCATCGTCGACTCGGGCCCCGGGCCCAGCGCCGCGGACCACTTGGCCTGCAGGGCCCAGCAGCTGAGCCTCGAGGTGACGGGCCGAGACAATCCCATTGATGCCGCCATCACCCACGACCATTGGGACCACTTCTTCGGCAGTGCCACCCTGGCCGAGGCAGGCGTCGAGACCTTCCACGTCTCCGAATCATTCGCCCGGGACCAGGAGGCGACGGCCTGGATCGCACTCGACGCCGTCCGCAATGCACCCGAGACCGCCGAGTTCGCATCCGAGCTTCCTGTGGACCCCAACGCCCTCATCGTCAAGGTCTCCCCCATCGATGGACCTGAGTCGGGGGCCATGCTCGACCTGGGGAACTGTCGGGTCGAATTCCATGTGCTGGGCGGACACTCCACAGCGGACCTCGTCGTGCGCCTGGTCGATCAGGGCATCGTGTTCACCGGGGACCTGGTGGAAGAGGGCGATCCCCCGCAGGCAGGCAACGATGCTTCACTGAGCGAGTGGGTGACCAGCCTGCAGACCCTGCTGTCATTCCCGGAGGCCACAGTCTTCGTGCCCGGCCACGGTGTGCCTGTGGACCGGGCATTCGTGGAGCGTCAGCTTGCCGATATCGATGGTCTGCGGATGAATCAGGCCGACGCCGAGGTGGCTCTGCCCGCCCGTACGATGCCCGGTGACCATGACCGCAGCTTCCCCCGGGAGCAACTCATCGGCCCTGCCGATGCAGCGCGGTGA
- the rpoB gene encoding DNA-directed RNA polymerase subunit beta translates to MAAANDNTRTANAPKRISFAKIREPLEVPDLLGLQTDSFDWLIGSESWQDRVAEAIEIGDDSVATTSGLEDIFEEISPIEDFGGSMSLSFREHRFEAAKYSIDECKERDMTYSAPLYVTAEFMNNNTGEIKSQTVFMGDFPLMTDKGTFIVNGTERVVVSQLVRSPGAYFESSVDKTTDKDIFTAKIIPSRGAWLEFEVDKRDQVGVRLDRKRKQSVTVLLKALGWSEAKILEEFGEFESIRETMAKDTVNTQDEALLDIYKKLRPAEPATAEAARNLLNNLYFNPKRYDLAKVGRYKVNRKLGVDAPLSDSVLSTDDVVATIRYLVSLHAGVDTSKGVRDGENIELNVKLDDIDHFGNRRIRAVGELIENQVRTGLSRMERVVRERMTTQDVEAITPQTLINIRPVVAAIKEFFGTSQLSQFMDQNNPLAGLTHKRRLSALGPGGLSRDRAAMEVRDVHPSHYGRMCPIETPEGPNIGLIGSLASYARINPFGFIETPYRKVVDGVVTDDTEYLTADDELEFNIAQANAPLTEEQRFAEVEVLARPKGGGGEAELVQYDTIDFMDVSARQMVSVASALIPFLEHDDANRALMGANMQRQAVPLVMSESPVVGTGMEYRAAVDAGDVITADRPGVVTEVSADFVTVLADDGTMQTYRASKFKRSNHGTSYNQRIIVDEGDRVEPGTVLADGPSTQNGEMALGKNLLVAFMSWEGYNFEDAIILSQRLVQDDVLSSIHIEEHEVDARDTKLGAEEITRDIPNISPDALADLDDRGIIRIGAEVTDGDILVGKVTPKGETELTPEERLLRAIFGEKSREVRDTSLRVPHGEIGTVIGVRVFDREEDDELSPGVNQMVRVYVAQRRKITIGDKMAGRHGNKGVISTILPVEDMPFMADGTPVDIILNPHGVPRRMNIGQVFEVHLGWISKQGWKIEGSPEWAADLPTAAREAEAGTNLATPVFDGAHEQELRGLLDSTTTNRDGDRLIDSSGKAQLFDGRSGEPFPYPIAVGYMYMLKLHHLVDDKIHARSTGPYSMITQQPLGGKAQFGGQRFGEMEVWALEAYGAAYTLQELLTIKSDDIPGRVKVYEAIVKGENLPDPGIPESFKVLIKEMQSLCLNVEVLSSDGAEVEMRDGEDEVYRAAEELGIDLSRREAQTVEEV, encoded by the coding sequence TTGGCCGCCGCCAACGATAACACCAGGACCGCTAACGCCCCCAAGAGAATCTCCTTCGCGAAGATTCGCGAACCGCTCGAGGTTCCCGATCTGCTCGGTCTGCAGACGGATAGCTTCGATTGGCTCATCGGCTCAGAATCGTGGCAGGACCGCGTCGCCGAAGCCATCGAAATCGGAGACGATTCCGTCGCAACCACCTCGGGACTCGAAGACATCTTCGAAGAGATCTCACCGATCGAGGACTTCGGTGGATCGATGTCACTGTCGTTCCGGGAGCATCGGTTCGAAGCTGCCAAGTACTCCATTGATGAGTGCAAGGAACGCGACATGACCTATTCGGCACCACTGTATGTGACCGCCGAATTCATGAACAACAACACGGGCGAGATCAAGAGCCAGACGGTCTTCATGGGTGATTTCCCGCTGATGACCGACAAGGGCACGTTCATCGTCAACGGCACCGAACGCGTTGTCGTCTCGCAGCTCGTGCGTTCGCCCGGTGCCTACTTCGAGTCCAGCGTCGACAAGACCACTGACAAGGACATCTTCACCGCGAAGATCATCCCTTCCCGTGGTGCCTGGCTGGAGTTCGAGGTCGACAAGCGCGACCAGGTCGGCGTGCGTCTTGACCGCAAGCGCAAGCAGTCCGTGACTGTTCTGCTCAAGGCCCTCGGCTGGTCCGAAGCGAAGATCCTCGAGGAGTTCGGCGAGTTCGAGTCGATCCGCGAGACCATGGCCAAGGACACGGTCAACACGCAGGACGAAGCGCTGCTCGACATCTACAAGAAGCTGCGCCCGGCAGAGCCCGCGACCGCTGAAGCGGCACGCAACCTGCTCAACAACCTGTACTTCAACCCCAAGCGCTACGACCTGGCCAAGGTCGGCCGCTACAAGGTCAACCGCAAGCTGGGTGTCGACGCCCCGCTGAGCGACTCGGTCCTCTCGACCGATGACGTGGTTGCGACCATCCGCTACCTCGTGTCTCTGCACGCCGGGGTCGACACCTCCAAGGGTGTCCGTGACGGCGAGAACATCGAGCTCAACGTCAAGCTCGATGACATCGACCACTTCGGCAACCGTCGTATCCGTGCAGTCGGCGAACTCATCGAGAACCAGGTCCGCACCGGACTCTCTCGCATGGAGCGCGTCGTCCGTGAGCGCATGACGACCCAGGACGTTGAAGCGATCACGCCTCAGACCCTGATCAACATCCGCCCCGTGGTGGCTGCGATCAAGGAGTTCTTCGGCACCTCGCAGCTCTCGCAGTTCATGGATCAGAACAACCCGCTCGCGGGTCTGACTCACAAGCGCCGTCTGTCCGCTCTGGGGCCCGGTGGCCTCTCGCGTGACCGCGCCGCCATGGAGGTCCGTGACGTCCACCCGTCGCACTACGGACGCATGTGCCCGATCGAGACTCCCGAAGGCCCGAACATCGGTCTGATCGGTTCGCTGGCCTCCTACGCCCGCATCAACCCGTTCGGATTCATCGAGACGCCTTACCGCAAGGTCGTCGACGGTGTCGTCACCGATGACACCGAGTACCTGACTGCCGACGACGAGCTCGAGTTCAACATCGCGCAGGCCAATGCGCCGTTGACCGAAGAGCAGCGTTTCGCCGAGGTCGAAGTTCTCGCACGTCCTAAGGGCGGCGGAGGAGAAGCCGAACTGGTCCAGTACGACACGATTGACTTCATGGACGTCTCCGCACGTCAGATGGTGTCTGTTGCGTCCGCACTGATTCCGTTCCTCGAGCACGATGACGCGAACCGTGCCCTCATGGGTGCGAACATGCAGCGTCAGGCTGTGCCGCTGGTGATGTCGGAGTCCCCGGTTGTGGGTACCGGCATGGAATACCGTGCCGCTGTCGACGCCGGCGATGTCATCACTGCCGATCGCCCGGGCGTCGTCACAGAGGTGTCCGCCGACTTCGTCACCGTCCTCGCCGACGATGGCACGATGCAGACCTACCGCGCCTCGAAGTTCAAGCGTTCCAACCACGGAACCTCGTACAACCAGCGCATCATCGTCGACGAAGGCGATCGTGTCGAGCCGGGCACTGTCCTGGCGGACGGACCGTCCACTCAGAACGGTGAGATGGCTCTGGGCAAGAACCTTCTCGTGGCGTTCATGTCCTGGGAAGGCTACAACTTCGAGGATGCGATCATCCTCTCCCAGCGTCTCGTTCAGGACGATGTTCTGTCCTCGATCCACATCGAGGAGCACGAGGTCGATGCTCGCGACACCAAGCTCGGTGCCGAGGAGATCACCCGCGATATTCCGAACATCTCGCCGGATGCCCTGGCTGACCTCGACGACCGTGGAATCATCCGCATCGGCGCCGAAGTCACCGATGGCGACATCCTCGTCGGCAAGGTCACCCCGAAGGGTGAGACCGAGCTGACACCGGAAGAGCGCCTGCTGCGCGCGATCTTCGGTGAGAAGTCCCGTGAAGTCCGCGACACCTCACTGCGTGTGCCCCACGGCGAGATCGGCACCGTCATCGGTGTCCGCGTCTTCGACCGCGAGGAAGACGACGAGCTTTCGCCGGGCGTCAACCAGATGGTCCGCGTCTACGTCGCCCAGCGTCGTAAGATCACCATCGGTGACAAGATGGCCGGTCGTCACGGCAACAAGGGTGTCATCTCGACCATCCTGCCCGTTGAGGACATGCCGTTCATGGCCGACGGAACCCCCGTCGACATCATCCTCAACCCCCACGGTGTTCCTCGTCGTATGAACATCGGCCAGGTCTTCGAAGTCCACCTCGGGTGGATCTCGAAGCAGGGTTGGAAGATCGAAGGCAGCCCCGAATGGGCAGCCGACCTGCCAACTGCGGCACGCGAAGCCGAAGCCGGAACCAATCTGGCGACTCCAGTCTTCGACGGTGCACACGAGCAGGAGCTGCGTGGACTGCTGGACTCGACGACTACGAACCGCGATGGGGATCGACTCATCGATTCCTCGGGCAAGGCCCAGCTGTTCGACGGTCGCTCCGGTGAGCCGTTCCCGTACCCGATCGCTGTCGGTTACATGTACATGCTCAAGCTCCACCACCTCGTCGATGACAAGATCCATGCCCGTTCGACCGGTCCGTACTCGATGATCACCCAGCAGCCGCTCGGTGGTAAGGCACAGTTCGGCGGTCAGCGCTTCGGTGAGATGGAAGTGTGGGCCCTCGAGGCCTACGGTGCGGCGTACACGCTGCAGGAACTGCTGACGATCAAGTCCGATGACATCCCAGGCCGTGTGAAGGTCTACGAGGCCATCGTCAAGGGCGAGAACCTGCCCGATCCGGGAATCCCCGAGTCGTTCAAGGTCCTCATCAAGGAGATGCAGTCCCTGTGCCTCAACGTCGAAGTTCTGTCTTCGGACGGAGCCGAGGTCGAGATGCGTGACGGCGAGGACGAGGTCTACCGAGCAGCTGAAGAGCTCGGCATCGACCTGTCGCGCCGTGAAGCCCAGACCGTAGAAGAAGTCTGA